A window of the Citrus sinensis cultivar Valencia sweet orange chromosome 9, DVS_A1.0, whole genome shotgun sequence genome harbors these coding sequences:
- the LOC102615900 gene encoding cytochrome P450 71D11-like isoform X2: protein MELLGLSTTSSILLAILLSALAVLKLEKRSQTNNRISNPPPGPWKLPVIGNLYQLAGSLPHHGLRDLSKKYGPLMLLQLGEVPTIIVSSPEVAKEVMKTHDVVFASRPHFPAAQILSYNYRDIIFSSYGDSWKQLRKICVSELLSAKRVQSFQSIREAEVSDLINWISSKAGSVINLTQNVHSLMYGITSRAAFGNRSRDQEAFVAVIEETTKVISGFNIADVFPSIGLLQWLTGNKSQVETLHQEGVRIVENIINEHKKRKATLKNCKTGDDEDLVDVLLKIQGHGDLDSFLTTDHIKADIFAAGSETSATTVDWAMCEMMKNPRVMKKAQAEVREVFHRTGKVNETSIDEMKFLKLVVKETLRLHPAAPLLIPRECGQRCQINGFDIPVKARVIVNAWAIGRDPEYWTEPESFIPERFLDHSVDYKGTNFEYIPFGAGRRICPGMSFGLASVELPLAMLLYHFDWKLPNGIKHEDLDMTEAFGVTVRRKQDLCMTPIPYHPSSVA from the exons GCTGAAACTAGAGAAGAGATCACAAACCAATAACAGAATCTCAAATCCACCACCAGGGCCATGGAAATTACCTGTTATAGGAAATTTGTACCAGCTTGCTGGCTCCCTACCCCATCATGGACTAAGAGACTTGAGCAAGAAATATGGACCTCTTATGCTCCTACAACTCGGGGAAGTTCCAACCATTATTGTATCTTCCCCAGAGGTTGCCAAAGAGGTTATGAAAACCCATGATGTTGTCTTTGCATCCAGGCCTCATTTTCCAGCAGCACAAATCTTGTCTTATAATTATCGTGATATAATCTTTTCATCATATGGTGATTCTTGGAAACAACTGCGAAAAATCTGTGTATCTGAGCTTTTGAGCGCCAAAAGAGTCCAATCTTTCCAATCAATAAGAGAAGCAGAAGTGTCTGATCTCATTAATTGGATTTCTTCAAAAGCTGGATCAGTTATTAACTTAACTCAGAACGTTCACTCATTAATGTATGGTATCACTTCAAGGGCAGCCTTTGGAAACAGATCCAGAGACCAAGAAGCGTTTGTCGCAGTTATAGAGGAAACAACAAAAGTGATATCAGGTTTTAATATTGCAGATGTGTTTCCGTCCATTGGATTGCTTCAGTGGCTTACTGGAAACAAGTCTCAGGTGGAGACGCTGCATCAAGAAGGTGTCAGAATAGTTGAAAACATTATCAATGAACATAAGAAGCGCAAGGCAACATTGAAGAATTGCAAAACtggtgatgatgaagatcTGGTTGATGTTCTGTTGAAAATTCAAGGGCACGGAGACCTTGATTCTTTCTTAACTACAGACCACATTAAAGCG GACATCTTTGCTGCTGGGAGTGAGACATCTGCTACGACTGTGGATTGGGCAATGTGtgaaatgatgaaaaatccAAGGGTGATGAAAAAGGCACAAGCTGAGGTGAGAGAAGTATTTCATAGAACAGGAAAGGTTAATGAAACTAGCattgatgaaatgaaatttttgaagCTAGTTGTTAAGGAGACTTTGAGGTTACATCCTGCTGCTCCGTTGTTGATTCCAAGAGAATGTGGACAGAGATGTCAAATTAATGGATTTGACATACCTGTGAAAGCCAGAGTCATTGTTAATGCATGGGCGATCGGTAGAGATCCTGAGTATTGGACCGAACCTGAGAGCTTTATTCCAGAGAGGTTCCTCGATCATTCAGTTGACTACAAGGGGactaattttgaatatatccCGTTTGGTGCTGGCAGGAGAATATGCCCCGGAATGTCATTCGGTCTAGCCAGCGTGGAGCTTCCACTCGCGATGTTATTATACCATTTTGATTGGAAACTACCAAATGGAATAAAGCATGAAGATTTGGACATGACCGAGGCCTTTGGCGTGACAGtaagaagaaaacaagattTGTGCATGACTCCTATCCCATACCATCCTTCATCTGTTGCAtaa
- the LOC102615900 gene encoding cytochrome P450 71D11-like isoform X1: MELLGLSTTSSILLAILLSALAVLKLEKRSQTNNRISNPPPGPWKLPVIGNLYQLAGSLPHHGLRDLSKKYGPLMLLQLGEVPTIIVSSPEVAKEVMKTHDVVFASRPHFPAAQILSYNYRDIIFSSYGDSWKQLRKICVSELLSAKRVQSFQSIREAEVSDLINWISSKAGSVINLTQNVHSLMYGITSRAAFGNRSRDQEAFVAVIEETTKVISGFNIADVFPSIGLLQWLTGNKSQVETLHQEGVRIVENIINEHKKRKATLKNCKTGDDEDLVDVLLKIQGHGDLDSFLTTDHIKAVISDIFAAGSETSATTVDWAMCEMMKNPRVMKKAQAEVREVFHRTGKVNETSIDEMKFLKLVVKETLRLHPAAPLLIPRECGQRCQINGFDIPVKARVIVNAWAIGRDPEYWTEPESFIPERFLDHSVDYKGTNFEYIPFGAGRRICPGMSFGLASVELPLAMLLYHFDWKLPNGIKHEDLDMTEAFGVTVRRKQDLCMTPIPYHPSSVA, translated from the exons GCTGAAACTAGAGAAGAGATCACAAACCAATAACAGAATCTCAAATCCACCACCAGGGCCATGGAAATTACCTGTTATAGGAAATTTGTACCAGCTTGCTGGCTCCCTACCCCATCATGGACTAAGAGACTTGAGCAAGAAATATGGACCTCTTATGCTCCTACAACTCGGGGAAGTTCCAACCATTATTGTATCTTCCCCAGAGGTTGCCAAAGAGGTTATGAAAACCCATGATGTTGTCTTTGCATCCAGGCCTCATTTTCCAGCAGCACAAATCTTGTCTTATAATTATCGTGATATAATCTTTTCATCATATGGTGATTCTTGGAAACAACTGCGAAAAATCTGTGTATCTGAGCTTTTGAGCGCCAAAAGAGTCCAATCTTTCCAATCAATAAGAGAAGCAGAAGTGTCTGATCTCATTAATTGGATTTCTTCAAAAGCTGGATCAGTTATTAACTTAACTCAGAACGTTCACTCATTAATGTATGGTATCACTTCAAGGGCAGCCTTTGGAAACAGATCCAGAGACCAAGAAGCGTTTGTCGCAGTTATAGAGGAAACAACAAAAGTGATATCAGGTTTTAATATTGCAGATGTGTTTCCGTCCATTGGATTGCTTCAGTGGCTTACTGGAAACAAGTCTCAGGTGGAGACGCTGCATCAAGAAGGTGTCAGAATAGTTGAAAACATTATCAATGAACATAAGAAGCGCAAGGCAACATTGAAGAATTGCAAAACtggtgatgatgaagatcTGGTTGATGTTCTGTTGAAAATTCAAGGGCACGGAGACCTTGATTCTTTCTTAACTACAGACCACATTAAAGCGGTAATCTCT GACATCTTTGCTGCTGGGAGTGAGACATCTGCTACGACTGTGGATTGGGCAATGTGtgaaatgatgaaaaatccAAGGGTGATGAAAAAGGCACAAGCTGAGGTGAGAGAAGTATTTCATAGAACAGGAAAGGTTAATGAAACTAGCattgatgaaatgaaatttttgaagCTAGTTGTTAAGGAGACTTTGAGGTTACATCCTGCTGCTCCGTTGTTGATTCCAAGAGAATGTGGACAGAGATGTCAAATTAATGGATTTGACATACCTGTGAAAGCCAGAGTCATTGTTAATGCATGGGCGATCGGTAGAGATCCTGAGTATTGGACCGAACCTGAGAGCTTTATTCCAGAGAGGTTCCTCGATCATTCAGTTGACTACAAGGGGactaattttgaatatatccCGTTTGGTGCTGGCAGGAGAATATGCCCCGGAATGTCATTCGGTCTAGCCAGCGTGGAGCTTCCACTCGCGATGTTATTATACCATTTTGATTGGAAACTACCAAATGGAATAAAGCATGAAGATTTGGACATGACCGAGGCCTTTGGCGTGACAGtaagaagaaaacaagattTGTGCATGACTCCTATCCCATACCATCCTTCATCTGTTGCAtaa